The following is a genomic window from Candidatus Diapherotrites archaeon.
TTCCTGTAATTCTTTCATGTAAAAGCACCTGAAGGGATTCCTTACACCCAAAAACAGATAGTAAGGTTTTGTGATGCCTTCAAGCGAAAGAGTCCTTATCATTGAAATCATTGGAGCAATTCCTGTGCCCATTGCAATAAATGCTGCCTCAACAAAATCCTCATTTAAGATGAATTCTCCGAAAGGGCCTCTCACTTTAAGGAAGTCATTAACCTTAAGTTTTTCTTTAATGAAATTCGTTAAGCCTTTTCCGGGCATTATTCCAATGCATAATTCAATGAATCCTTCCTGGAGAGGGCTTGAGGCAACAGAAAAAGCACTCCACTTCAATTCATTTTTTCCTTGAAACTTAAATTGAGGGGAAGCAATAGTAACATACTGCCCTGCCTTGAAATCAAATTCCTTGGGCCTCTCAATCCTTATGATTCTCGCAAATATCTCTCCAGCATCAACGCAGTCCTGAATCGAGAGAACCCTTCCATCAAAATCCATAAACATTACACCAATAAAACAAATAATAATTTGAATATAAAAGATTATTGGAGAAAAACAATTGAAAACTCAACTGTAAACAAGATTAAAGCAGTAACTGGAGGAGTAATGAAAGCGCTTGTCTTGTATCTCTGAATGAATCCTGTCTTCCTTGAATCCTTCTTTCTTCAATTCTTCAATTACAATAGGAACAATCTGCGGGTTGCCGCAAACATAAGCCTCAATAATATTCCTGGGATTCCTGAAATTAAAGCCTTTTATTTCGTCCTGCAGGAAGCCATTGCATTTACCAAAATAGAATTCCATTTCGCTCCTCACAGGAATAAAAGAAAAATTATTGCATAAGCCTCGGCTTAATTCCTCCAATTCCTTCTCGTAAAAGCAGTCAGCATGATTTTTTGAGCCAAAAAAGAGATAGAAAGGCTTTGTTATTCCCTTAATGCAGAGAGTCCTGACCATTGAAATCATTGGAGCAATTCCTGAGCCCATTGCAATAAATGCTGCCTCAACAAAATCCTCGTTCAAGGTGAAGTCTCCAAAAGGCCCCCTCACTTTAAGGAAGTCATTAACCTTCAAATATTCTTTAATTGAGCCATCAACACACAATTCAATAAATCCTTTTTGCAGAGGGCTTGAAGCAACAGAAAAAGCACTCCACTTCAATTCATTTTTTCCTTGAAGCTTGAATTTAGGGAATGCGACCATTACAAACTGGCCTGCTTTGAAATCAAAACTTTGGGGTGCCTCAATTTTAATGATCCGAGCAAAAACCTCTCCTGCATCAATGCAGTCCTGAATTGAAAGAATCCTTCCATTAAACTCCATGAATACCACTAAAAAAAAGCATTTTCAATTATATTTAAGGGTTATCCTGCAAAAAAATATTC
Proteins encoded in this region:
- a CDS encoding FAD-binding oxidoreductase, with protein sequence MDFDGRVLSIQDCVDAGEIFARIIRIERPKEFDFKAGQYVTIASPQFKFQGKNELKWSAFSVASSPLQEGFIELCIGIMPGKGLTNFIKEKLKVNDFLKVRGPFGEFILNEDFVEAAFIAMGTGIAPMISMIRTLSLEGITKPYYLFLGVRNPFRCFYMKELQELHDKFSNNFSFVPVMSDLKCEWTGCKGFVQDEIRKFNFRNPRNIIEAYVCGNPQIVPIVIEELKKEGFKENRIHFEKY
- a CDS encoding FAD-binding oxidoreductase encodes the protein MEFNGRILSIQDCIDAGEVFARIIKIEAPQSFDFKAGQFVMVAFPKFKLQGKNELKWSAFSVASSPLQKGFIELCVDGSIKEYLKVNDFLKVRGPFGDFTLNEDFVEAAFIAMGSGIAPMISMVRTLCIKGITKPFYLFFGSKNHADCFYEKELEELSRGLCNNFSFIPVRSEMEFYFGKCNGFLQDEIKGFNFRNPRNIIEAYVCGNPQIVPIVIEELKKEGFKEDRIHSEIQDKRFHYSSSYCFNLVYS